A single genomic interval of Methanorbis rubei harbors:
- a CDS encoding 4Fe-4S binding protein, with the protein MINIRRDVCGYCGACVSVCPQGSLELIDAYLTVDADTCKDKCKICSTVCPLGAIEWVEK; encoded by the coding sequence ATGATCAATATTCGTAGAGACGTTTGCGGCTACTGCGGAGCATGTGTGTCCGTGTGTCCGCAGGGTTCGCTTGAACTCATTGACGCGTACCTGACTGTTGATGCCGATACCTGTAAAGACAAATGCAAGATCTGCTCGACCGTCTGTCCTCTTGGTGCTATTGAATGGGTGGAGAAATGA
- a CDS encoding NAD(P)/FAD-dependent oxidoreductase — protein MKETYDVLVVGGGPGGALAAKAAAESGLSVLLVEKRPAIGAPVRCAEGIGKEALAEFIAADPKWISADIERAVLVGPDGTKFTIGGEAAGGKVGYVLDRKIFDRELIWRAAEAGAEIQVHARASAPIIIEGKLAGAVIHQHGKTYEVRAKVVIAADGVESKFAKWAGIDTTVPLWELETCAQYIVNDIDFDNKANVFHVSNEACPWGYIWIFPKGPRCANIGIGIAGTKSGEGHRAKDYLDKYLAKEFPNGKVTELIVGGVSVCKPLECTVADNLIVVGDAARLSDPITGGGIYNAMYTGNLAGNIAATAIKNGDSSKKALMIYDKTWRDGPVGTTLARNYAVKESFIKMDDKKLNSIVHSMSDMQIDDLSVRKLVLAIFKANPWLALELPHLLKAL, from the coding sequence ATGAAGGAAACATACGACGTTTTAGTTGTTGGCGGAGGTCCGGGAGGAGCTCTTGCCGCAAAGGCTGCGGCAGAGTCAGGTCTGTCGGTTCTCCTTGTGGAGAAGCGTCCTGCTATTGGTGCACCGGTCCGCTGTGCGGAAGGCATTGGTAAAGAAGCTCTCGCTGAGTTTATCGCTGCTGATCCGAAATGGATCTCAGCAGACATTGAACGTGCAGTGCTTGTTGGTCCGGACGGAACGAAGTTCACGATCGGCGGCGAGGCTGCCGGCGGTAAAGTCGGATATGTGCTGGACCGCAAAATCTTCGACCGCGAGCTTATCTGGCGTGCGGCAGAGGCAGGTGCAGAAATTCAGGTGCATGCACGTGCATCAGCCCCGATTATTATCGAAGGTAAACTTGCCGGTGCAGTCATTCACCAGCACGGCAAAACCTATGAGGTTCGTGCAAAAGTCGTGATCGCAGCTGACGGTGTTGAGTCGAAGTTTGCGAAGTGGGCCGGTATTGATACGACCGTGCCACTCTGGGAGCTGGAAACCTGTGCCCAGTATATTGTCAATGATATTGACTTCGATAACAAGGCAAATGTGTTCCATGTCTCCAACGAAGCATGTCCCTGGGGATACATCTGGATTTTCCCGAAAGGCCCCAGATGTGCGAACATCGGTATCGGTATTGCCGGTACAAAGTCCGGCGAAGGCCACCGTGCAAAGGACTACCTTGACAAGTATCTTGCAAAAGAGTTCCCGAACGGTAAAGTCACCGAGCTGATCGTTGGCGGTGTGTCGGTCTGCAAGCCGCTTGAGTGCACGGTTGCTGACAATTTGATTGTTGTCGGGGACGCTGCACGTCTGTCTGATCCGATCACGGGCGGCGGTATCTACAATGCGATGTACACCGGAAATCTCGCCGGAAACATTGCGGCAACGGCAATTAAGAACGGCGACAGCTCCAAGAAGGCGCTGATGATCTATGATAAGACCTGGCGTGACGGTCCGGTCGGCACGACGCTTGCCCGCAATTATGCGGTGAAGGAGTCGTTTATTAAGATGGATGACAAAAAGCTGAACTCGATTGTTCACTCGATGAGCGATATGCAGATCGATGATCTGAGCGTGAGAAAGCTGGTGCTTGCTATCTTCAAGGCAAATCCGTGGCTGGCTCTTGAGTTGCCGCATCTGCTGAAAGCACTCTAA
- a CDS encoding NAD(P)/FAD-dependent oxidoreductase — translation MKDAYDVVVVGAGPAGAMAAREAAVCGASVLLVEKRPAVGAPVRCAEGIVTRDLLEFTTPDPKWISAVIRRARFMGPGGANFLISGKSDDEVLGYTLDRKIFDRELVMRAADAGVEVAVHARAVPFVEDNRIAGAVIHQHGVSHTVRAKVVIAADGVESKFAKVAGIDTTVPLADLDSCVQYLVTDIDIDPEMNVFFWSNAECPHGYIWIFPKGPRTANIGIGIPGTKSGDGHRAKDYLDRYMEKNFPNGKVTELIVGGVSTCRPLSCTAADSLIICGDAARMSDPFTGGGIYQALFSGQLAGRTAADAVVRNDCSKKALMVYDAAWRSSRMGKFLSRSYLIRDVFFRMDDAMLAEVIESVPDLQLNEVTVPSVLAAMLKNNPWIAMKFPKLFLHRK, via the coding sequence ATGAAAGACGCGTATGATGTTGTGGTAGTCGGCGCAGGGCCTGCGGGTGCGATGGCTGCGAGAGAGGCGGCGGTATGCGGCGCGTCTGTTCTTCTTGTGGAGAAACGTCCGGCGGTCGGTGCTCCGGTCCGGTGTGCGGAAGGGATTGTGACAAGGGATCTTTTGGAGTTTACGACTCCTGATCCAAAATGGATTTCGGCAGTTATCAGACGGGCGAGATTTATGGGTCCGGGCGGCGCAAATTTTCTTATTTCCGGCAAATCCGATGATGAGGTGCTTGGCTACACGCTGGATCGGAAGATATTTGACCGCGAGCTGGTGATGCGTGCTGCAGATGCTGGAGTCGAAGTTGCGGTTCATGCACGTGCGGTGCCGTTTGTTGAAGACAACCGCATTGCAGGGGCCGTGATTCATCAGCATGGAGTTTCTCACACGGTCCGTGCGAAAGTGGTGATCGCAGCTGACGGTGTTGAGTCGAAGTTTGCAAAAGTTGCAGGGATTGATACAACGGTGCCGCTTGCTGATCTGGATTCCTGTGTGCAGTATCTGGTGACTGATATCGATATTGATCCTGAGATGAATGTCTTTTTCTGGAGCAATGCTGAGTGCCCGCATGGCTATATCTGGATTTTTCCGAAAGGCCCGAGGACGGCGAACATTGGTATCGGGATTCCCGGGACAAAGTCAGGCGACGGTCATCGGGCGAAGGATTATCTTGACCGATATATGGAGAAAAATTTTCCGAACGGCAAGGTTACGGAGCTGATTGTCGGCGGTGTTTCAACATGCAGACCACTTTCCTGTACGGCTGCGGACTCTTTGATCATCTGCGGCGATGCGGCACGTATGTCGGATCCGTTCACGGGCGGCGGAATTTATCAGGCGCTTTTTTCCGGACAGCTTGCGGGCAGGACGGCGGCTGATGCTGTTGTTCGGAACGATTGTTCGAAGAAGGCGCTGATGGTGTATGATGCGGCATGGCGGTCGAGCCGGATGGGAAAATTTTTGTCGCGGTCGTATCTGATCCGTGATGTGTTTTTCCGGATGGATGATGCGATGCTTGCCGAGGTCATCGAGTCGGTTCCGGATCTTCAGCTGAATGAGGTGACGGTGCCGTCGGTGCTTGCGGCGATGTTGAAGAATAATCCCTGGATTGCGATGAAGTTTCCGAAACTGTTTCTGCATCGGAAATAA
- the thiL gene encoding thiamine-phosphate kinase — protein MDDRELLETIRDLIGRDETADDCAASEFEEGKLIQVATTDMLHETTDFPKGMTKWEMGWMSVAVSLSDVASCGAQPTQVLVAVGLDRPERLRPIMEGAVACAKRYGAKIVGGDIDSHTELTIVTTALGLVPREFYRRRSGAKVGDRVCCTGAPGAAQAGLDGFTEYRKNLVTPEPQVFEGQKIARAGATAMMDVSDGIAVSLYDMGEASGVGFVLYDELPTLAISDAEKYFLYGGGDFGLLFTISRENLARLDVPASVIGEVVEGSGVVRGGRTVENRGYAHVWE, from the coding sequence ATGGATGACCGGGAGCTTTTGGAAACGATCCGTGATCTAATCGGGCGCGATGAGACGGCAGACGACTGTGCGGCGAGTGAGTTTGAGGAAGGTAAACTCATTCAGGTTGCGACAACTGATATGCTGCATGAGACGACCGATTTTCCGAAAGGGATGACTAAGTGGGAGATGGGCTGGATGAGTGTCGCGGTGAGTCTTTCAGATGTTGCGAGCTGCGGAGCACAGCCGACGCAGGTGCTGGTGGCGGTCGGGCTTGACCGGCCTGAACGGCTGAGGCCGATCATGGAGGGAGCGGTTGCCTGTGCAAAACGGTATGGGGCAAAAATTGTCGGCGGAGATATTGACAGCCATACGGAGCTGACGATTGTAACAACCGCGCTCGGTCTTGTTCCGCGGGAGTTTTACCGCAGGCGCTCCGGAGCAAAAGTGGGGGACAGAGTCTGCTGCACCGGAGCACCGGGCGCTGCACAGGCAGGACTTGACGGGTTTACCGAGTACCGGAAAAATCTGGTGACGCCGGAGCCGCAGGTTTTCGAGGGACAAAAAATTGCGAGAGCCGGGGCAACGGCGATGATGGATGTCTCAGACGGCATTGCGGTCTCGCTGTATGACATGGGAGAAGCGTCAGGGGTCGGGTTTGTGCTGTATGATGAGCTGCCGACGCTGGCGATCTCTGATGCGGAGAAATATTTCCTCTATGGCGGGGGAGATTTCGGTCTGCTGTTTACGATTTCCCGGGAGAATTTGGCGCGACTTGATGTGCCAGCGTCGGTCATCGGCGAGGTTGTTGAAGGAAGCGGTGTTGTGCGTGGTGGGAGGACGGTTGAAAACCGCGGCTATGCACATGTTTGGGAGTGA
- a CDS encoding DUF460 domain-containing protein, with the protein MNRLIFGIDIIRGSVRSGTMRPHYALVRVADGVVVSEEKNVTQYRLIRYLRAERPEILAVDSIQEIASDNAALYAFLAEIPNDTKLVQVTGDCVHMESLPRVAARYNLTFDKQNPIEEAKASALLASFGAGYEVLAYEGVTDIIVSRCRSPGRGGWSQNRYVRKMHGAVRSHAREIEMKLVAANLEYTVLVRRAFGGESRVMFTVYAPRPEIQVSPSKGGDTQIRVNGRRREKLEFRQLTRKSKHLIVGIDPGTTIGVAALDLDGNLVYLASTRLFSAADLVAEIAGLGKPLVIASDKAEMPFGVEKIRRAFSAVAWSPKKDILVKEKYALASGYDFKNDHERDALSAAMYAYRTYKNKFDSILRRAPSGFDIDELRAQVVRGYSLEQTLAKLSGEEPASQTLPQLSEAEVEAEAVIFDERDEKITRQEETIRRMRTLVATLSRESEGKDKTISALHKRLNAEREGQHQRMLASVEIADRDSEIVSVKKQLRKEERRCKNLRTRLDRMKLYISLQAGEGCSALKILPLLAREAVRDLDEEMGLFAEDLLYVLQIDGWGKSVIRDIADAKVKAVILPRHVFTRAREQHLIEEFREIDLPILSGADLSPRVKGKIGVVDTAALDAALEAWTATQTVYRTQKQSEALDSMMKEYQVERVREVREQGIDPATILPEKYLRAAPGQKPKPVVKKSVPVPPVAPTPAPQSEPQVLASEPKPAEVPEAEPKGDVLSSVLTAYREQRKKEITGDE; encoded by the coding sequence ATGAACAGACTCATCTTCGGTATCGACATCATTCGGGGTTCGGTCAGATCAGGAACCATGCGTCCCCATTATGCACTCGTTCGCGTAGCGGACGGAGTGGTCGTTTCCGAAGAAAAAAATGTCACCCAGTATCGGCTGATCCGCTATCTCAGAGCCGAACGGCCGGAGATACTCGCAGTCGACAGCATTCAGGAGATTGCGAGTGACAATGCCGCACTCTATGCGTTTCTTGCAGAAATTCCAAACGACACAAAACTTGTACAGGTAACCGGCGACTGCGTTCACATGGAAAGTCTCCCGCGGGTTGCCGCACGATACAATCTCACGTTCGATAAACAGAATCCGATTGAGGAGGCAAAAGCCTCGGCACTCCTTGCATCCTTCGGCGCAGGATACGAGGTTCTCGCCTACGAAGGCGTCACTGACATCATTGTCTCGCGATGCCGGTCGCCCGGACGCGGCGGATGGAGTCAGAATCGCTATGTCCGCAAAATGCATGGAGCAGTTCGCAGCCATGCCCGCGAGATCGAGATGAAGCTGGTTGCAGCCAACCTTGAGTACACGGTTTTGGTTCGCCGTGCGTTCGGAGGCGAAAGCCGCGTGATGTTCACGGTGTATGCACCCCGTCCCGAGATTCAGGTCTCGCCTTCCAAAGGCGGCGACACTCAGATACGCGTGAACGGTCGGCGGCGGGAGAAGCTTGAGTTCCGGCAGCTGACCCGCAAGTCAAAACATCTGATTGTGGGAATCGACCCCGGCACGACGATCGGGGTTGCAGCGCTTGATCTCGATGGAAATCTCGTCTACCTCGCAAGTACCCGTTTGTTTTCTGCTGCCGACCTCGTTGCCGAAATTGCGGGCCTTGGAAAGCCGCTGGTGATTGCGTCCGACAAGGCGGAAATGCCGTTCGGCGTGGAAAAAATCCGACGTGCATTCTCTGCGGTGGCGTGGAGTCCGAAGAAGGATATTCTGGTGAAGGAGAAGTATGCGCTTGCGAGCGGTTATGATTTCAAAAATGATCATGAACGTGACGCGCTGTCTGCGGCGATGTACGCCTACCGGACCTACAAAAATAAGTTCGACAGTATTCTCAGGCGTGCTCCGTCAGGGTTTGATATCGATGAACTGCGGGCGCAGGTAGTCCGCGGTTACTCACTCGAACAGACGCTTGCAAAGCTGTCAGGCGAAGAACCTGCTTCGCAGACGTTGCCTCAACTCTCAGAGGCTGAGGTTGAAGCTGAAGCTGTCATCTTTGATGAGCGTGATGAAAAGATCACGCGACAGGAAGAGACAATTCGCCGGATGCGGACTCTTGTTGCGACGCTGTCGCGCGAGTCAGAGGGAAAGGACAAAACGATCTCTGCTCTTCACAAGCGGCTGAATGCTGAACGGGAGGGACAGCATCAAAGAATGCTTGCATCGGTTGAAATAGCTGACCGTGACAGTGAGATTGTCTCAGTAAAAAAGCAGCTGCGAAAGGAGGAGAGACGATGTAAGAATCTTCGAACACGGCTCGACCGAATGAAGCTGTATATTTCCCTGCAGGCAGGGGAAGGCTGTTCGGCGCTGAAGATTCTGCCGCTGCTTGCCCGCGAGGCGGTTCGCGATCTTGATGAGGAGATGGGGTTGTTTGCCGAGGATCTTTTGTATGTTCTGCAGATTGACGGATGGGGGAAGTCGGTAATCCGCGATATTGCGGATGCGAAGGTGAAGGCGGTGATTCTGCCGAGGCATGTGTTTACACGTGCCCGCGAACAGCATCTGATCGAGGAGTTTCGGGAGATTGATCTGCCGATTCTCTCAGGAGCCGATCTGTCGCCGCGGGTGAAGGGAAAGATCGGTGTTGTGGATACCGCAGCTCTTGATGCGGCACTCGAGGCATGGACGGCGACGCAGACGGTCTACCGAACGCAGAAACAGAGCGAGGCGCTGGACTCGATGATGAAGGAGTATCAGGTGGAGCGAGTACGTGAGGTACGGGAGCAGGGAATTGATCCTGCGACAATTTTGCCGGAGAAGTATCTGCGAGCCGCACCTGGACAGAAGCCAAAGCCAGTGGTGAAAAAATCTGTGCCGGTCCCGCCGGTTGCGCCGACACCAGCGCCGCAGAGCGAGCCGCAAGTTTTGGCGTCTGAGCCAAAACCTGCGGAGGTACCGGAGGCGGAACCCAAAGGGGACGTTCTTTCCTCGGTGTTGACGGCGTATCGTGAGCAGAGAAAGAAGGAGATTACAGGTGATGAGTGA
- a CDS encoding RIO1 family regulatory kinase/ATPase: MPLSADDIKNLHKYEIRILNALERMMRRYRWVPEDDLRTAVHLSANETKYRVGNLIHLDMVRSDSVPYKGYSLVFKGYDALALSGLTAKKSISALGSMIGVGKESEIYEALGFGVVVLKLHKIGQRSFQTVRTNRDYMPEEGHCPWIFASAKSAAREYEALTALNGKVNVPVPIDINRHVIVMSFIQGVNLNRCQLENPDAVWQEILEQVKIAYSEGYIHGDLSEYNIMYDGAVVWIIDWPQWITPAHQNADAALRHDLETVGAFFTKKYQKTYDIDEALRFVTAVRKEE, translated from the coding sequence ATGCCTTTGTCAGCCGATGACATCAAAAATCTTCACAAATACGAAATCCGCATTCTCAACGCCTTAGAGCGAATGATGCGCCGCTACCGCTGGGTCCCTGAGGACGACCTCAGAACAGCCGTTCACCTCTCCGCAAACGAAACAAAATACCGTGTCGGCAACCTCATTCACCTTGACATGGTCAGATCAGACTCAGTCCCCTACAAAGGATACTCACTCGTCTTCAAAGGCTACGACGCGCTCGCCCTCTCAGGCCTCACCGCAAAAAAATCCATATCAGCACTCGGCTCCATGATCGGCGTCGGCAAGGAATCGGAAATATACGAAGCGCTCGGCTTTGGCGTCGTCGTACTCAAACTCCACAAAATCGGCCAGCGCTCATTTCAGACCGTTCGCACCAACCGCGACTACATGCCTGAAGAAGGACACTGTCCCTGGATATTTGCCTCCGCAAAATCCGCAGCCCGCGAGTACGAAGCGCTCACCGCACTCAACGGAAAAGTCAACGTCCCGGTCCCGATCGACATCAACCGTCACGTCATCGTCATGTCCTTCATCCAAGGAGTGAACCTCAACCGCTGCCAGCTCGAAAACCCGGACGCCGTCTGGCAGGAAATACTCGAACAGGTAAAAATCGCATACAGCGAAGGCTACATCCACGGCGACCTCTCCGAGTACAACATCATGTACGACGGAGCGGTTGTCTGGATCATCGACTGGCCGCAGTGGATTACTCCGGCTCACCAGAATGCGGACGCAGCACTTCGCCATGACCTCGAAACCGTCGGCGCATTCTTCACCAAAAAGTACCAGAAAACCTACGACATCGATGAAGCACTCAGATTCGTAACCGCAGTCAGGAAGGAGGAATGA
- the nadE gene encoding NAD(+) synthase yields the protein MQCKDIGCAVTRMKDLIRQTLWASGAKGIVVGVSGGIDSAVAAAVAAKALGPEHVFAVHMPVSSSSLEDQADTAELCEKFGIEMIIVPLGDLVDAAFENPGMTDTPLLRGNFAARLRMATLYNIAASRCALVCGTSNKTEYMIGYTTKWGDSAADVQPLLHLWKKDVYAVAEELEIPASIIKKVPSAGFWPGQSDEHELGITYNELDAALISLEAHDFVPETPLEETVLALVRKSSHKRTQAECLL from the coding sequence ATGCAGTGTAAAGATATCGGGTGTGCCGTTACCCGAATGAAAGACCTTATTCGTCAGACCCTCTGGGCGTCGGGCGCAAAAGGCATCGTCGTCGGCGTCTCAGGCGGCATCGACTCAGCGGTCGCAGCAGCGGTTGCCGCAAAAGCGCTTGGGCCCGAACATGTATTCGCTGTCCACATGCCGGTGTCCTCAAGCTCTCTTGAGGATCAGGCCGACACTGCCGAGCTCTGCGAAAAATTCGGCATTGAAATGATCATCGTCCCGCTTGGAGACCTCGTTGACGCAGCATTTGAAAATCCCGGAATGACAGACACCCCCCTTCTCCGCGGAAACTTTGCCGCACGACTGCGTATGGCAACCCTCTACAACATCGCCGCATCGCGTTGTGCCCTCGTCTGCGGAACCTCCAACAAAACCGAGTACATGATCGGCTACACCACCAAATGGGGTGACTCAGCAGCAGACGTCCAGCCGCTCCTGCATTTATGGAAGAAGGATGTCTACGCGGTCGCTGAAGAGCTTGAAATTCCCGCATCAATCATAAAAAAAGTACCGAGCGCCGGATTCTGGCCTGGGCAGAGCGATGAGCATGAGCTTGGCATAACCTACAACGAACTTGATGCAGCTCTCATCAGCCTTGAGGCTCATGACTTTGTCCCGGAAACTCCGCTCGAAGAGACCGTGCTTGCCCTTGTCAGAAAAAGTTCCCATAAACGAACTCAGGCTGAATGCCTGCTGTAA